From the Streptomyces sp. SN-593 genome, the window TTGACGCTGCCGGAGTCGGCGGAGCCGACCGTCAGGGAGATCGGGTCGTCCCCGGCCGGCAGGTCGACGGGAACGGTGACCGTCGACCAGGTCTCCCAGCCACCGGTGACCGGCAGCTCCACCTGCTGATCAGCTCCCCCGGCCGTGAGGGTGATCGTCCGGGTGACGTTCTCCAGCGGCGGGCGCTGACCCCCGAGGGAGTTGGCGTAGCGGATGGTGACGGCGCGGGGGCCGGCGGCCGGAACATCCACCGCGACGGTGTCGGAGGCCCCGGTGTACCAGCCGGCCACGAAGCCGCCGCCGGTGTAGCCGCCGTGATCGCTCGCCACCTGCGCGCCACCGCTGAGCGCGCCGTCCTCGGCTTCGACGGTCGAGCCCAGCGGCGACGGCGTCACGACCGGGAGGACCGTGGCGGCCGTCTGCGTGTCCCGTCCGGCGGTGCCGTCCCAACTGGTGGTGGCGGTGAGCCGGGCGGCCGTGGTCGCCTGCCCCGCGGGCGGGGTGACCGTCCATCCGAGGTCGGCGTGGCCGTCCCTGGCGATGGTGACCGGACCGGGGTCAGCGCTGACCTGCCAGCCGTCCGGCACGCGCAGCCTGCTCTCCACGCGGCGTGCGTCGGTGCCGCCGACGGAGGTGAGGGCCAGGTGCACGGTGGCGGTCCTTCCGGGCGAGGTGCCCTCGGCCGTCAGCACCGCGGTGAGGTCGGCCGCCTGCGCCCGGGGCACGGACAGCGTGGCGACCGACGCGGGCACCGCGCCGTCGAACGACAGGCGCACCGCGGTGGCCTCGGTCCGGCTCCACCGCGCCACGAGGTCGCCCAGCGCCGGAACGGCGCCCTGGTCCACCTGGTGCCAGGTCGTGCCCGAGCCGTCCTGGACCTCGACGGTGTACGTGTCCGGGCGCCCGGTGCCCCACCGCACACGGAGGTGGTCGGTGAGGCTGCGGCCGGACAGGGCGACCTGGAGGGACGAGGAGCCGGCCGAAGCCGTCCACGTGGTGGTGTCGTTGCCGTCCACGGCGCCGGCGGGGGGCATCGCGGGTTGCGCGGACGCGGCCGATGCCGTCTGGCAGCGGGCGAGGTCGTCGGTGGCGGCCCGGTCGGGACGCGCGGTCGGAAGGGACAGCGGCCGGCCGCGGGTGAGGCGCTCGGCACCGTCGGGCGTGCGGACGGTGACGGCCCGGCCCGACGTGAGAGCCACCGTGGTGGTCCTCGCACCGATGCGCACGTCCAGCCGGCTGCCGCGGTACTGGATTCCGGCCAGCGTGACACCGGAAGCGAGCTGCGGGGGAAGGGTGGGTGCCAGCGCCAGGCCGTCGCTGTTCCACCGGATGCCGCCGAAGCCGTTGAGGAAGGTCTGGAGGAAGCCGCCGGCTCCGGTGGCGAAGGTGAACGCCGGTCCGGTGCCGCCCCCTTGGAGCGGCACGTCGCCCTGGGTCTCGGAGAACTGGCGGAACGGCCCCTTCACGTAGGGCTGGTAGGAGTTCTCGAACAGCGTGTAGTCCAGGCAGCCGGGCTGCTGGATCTGCGCGGCGACCACCGACTCCACCGAGTCCGTCATGGCCGGGCCGTTGACGTCGGTGACCGGCATGTAGCGGTCGAGGTCCGCCGCGGCCGACGACGGGTCGGTGACGTAGCCCAGCGGGTAGGCGAGCATGACCGTGTCGGCCTGTTTGACGGTCTGGTCGGTGTAGCCGGCGTACTCGGGGTGGCTGCCGTCGGCGTCCGTGGGCACCGCGATGCCGTCGGCGATCGTCGCCCACGCCGGGTCCGGCCTCTGGTGCAGCACGGCGGCCGCGGCCGCGGCGTTCCTCAGGGCGAGAACGGCGCCCGCGTTGGTGGTGGCGTTGTCGTCGACGTGCTCGTGGTACTCGTCGGGGCCGGTGACGCCGTCGATGTGGTAGCGGCCGTCCGCTCCCTTCGTGGCCCGGCTCGCCCAGAACGCGGCGACGTCCCTCAACACGGGGTAGCCGTGGTCCCTGAGCCACTCGGTGTCCCCGGTGGCCTGGTAGTACTGCCACTGCGCGAGCGCGATGTCGCCCTCCAGGTGGTCCTCGAAGGTGACGCACATCGGGTGGCCGAGGTCGCCGCAGACGCCGCCGGGCCCGTTGTCCCAGGCCCAGATCCCTCCGGCGTAGCCGTTGCTCCGCGCGTCGGCCTCGGCCTGTGCCCGGGTCCGCGAGCGGAACATCACGATGGACCTGGCGAGTTCGGGATGGAAGGCGAGCAGCGACGGGAACATCCAGGTGTCCGCGTCCCAGAAGATGTCGCCGTTGTAGTCCTGGCTGGTCAGGCCGGCGGGCGGGATGCTCCACGAACTGCCGGCGCGCAGGCTGGAGTACAGCGTGTAGAACGACATGTCGATGTCGGCCTGCAGGTCGGTGTCACCGGCCGCCAGGATGTTGGGCCTCCACAGCGCGGCCCAGTCCGCGTCGTGCCGCGCGGTGAGCTTCGACCAGCCCTCGCGGACCGCGTCCCGGACGGTGGCGGCCGCGGTGGCAGCCGGGTCACCGGGATCGTCGGAGGTCGCGATCCCGACGTACTTGGTCACCGTGTAGGTGGCGCCCGCGGTGACGGGCAGCGTCCACTTCTCGCCCGCGGTGGCCGCGTCGTCCGAGGGCTGCGCGGCGGTGCGGGCGGAGACCGTCGTGCCCGGGCCGGCCACGAGCCGCTGCGTCTCCGCGACGCGGGTGTCGTCGCCCGGCGTGGTGAGCTGGACGGTCGCGGTGTCCGCGGCGGTGTCCACGGCACGGGAGGTGGCGTTGACACCCTGGGCGCCGGCGCCGTCCAGGAGCGCGGACAGGTCCAGGTCCCCGGTCCACCGCGGGGTGACGGTGAGGCGGACCTGCCCGAGGTGTTCGAGCGAGCGGTTGGCGAGCACGTCGACGCGTACGCCGGTGGCCTTGCCGTCCTCGGGTGTCCAGGTCATCGAGGTGTCGACGGCGCCGTGCGCGAGGTCCAGGCGCTGCCGGTAGCCGCTGATCCGGTCCTGCGGCACGGCGGCGTCCAGGGTGTGGCCGTCCACGCCGAGGGCCATCGTGGTCCAGGTGGGGAGCGAGGCCATGTACTCCATGCCGGGCACGGAGGAGGTCAGGCCCTTGTCGTAGACGCCGGCGACCATGGAGGTGGTCAGCCGCTGCTTGGGCTGCTGGTCCAACTGGTAGCCGGCCGGCCCGAGGTCGCCCTGGTAGCCCTGGCCGACGGCGGGCAGGCGCTCGCCCAGGTAGCCGTTGCCGACGAAGGGCGTCCTGGTGATGTCCTGGGCCGCGTAGGAGTTGCTGGTCAGCGTCCACGGGTCGCCGGTGGCCGTGGGGCCGTGGGGCGGCCCGGCCCCGGTCGGGGGCTGGCCGGCCGCGGCCGCCGTGCTGGAGGTGGCCGCCGTCGCGATCAGCGCGGCGGCGATCGCCGCGGCTCGGCCGGCTCTGCGCATCACGGTTGTTCCTCCGGTTGGGTGAAGGGGCGGCGTCCGTGAGTGCGCGGACGCC encodes:
- a CDS encoding carbohydrate-binding protein; amino-acid sequence: MRRAGRAAAIAAALIATAATSSTAAAAGQPPTGAGPPHGPTATGDPWTLTSNSYAAQDITRTPFVGNGYLGERLPAVGQGYQGDLGPAGYQLDQQPKQRLTTSMVAGVYDKGLTSSVPGMEYMASLPTWTTMALGVDGHTLDAAVPQDRISGYRQRLDLAHGAVDTSMTWTPEDGKATGVRVDVLANRSLEHLGQVRLTVTPRWTGDLDLSALLDGAGAQGVNATSRAVDTAADTATVQLTTPGDDTRVAETQRLVAGPGTTVSARTAAQPSDDAATAGEKWTLPVTAGATYTVTKYVGIATSDDPGDPAATAAATVRDAVREGWSKLTARHDADWAALWRPNILAAGDTDLQADIDMSFYTLYSSLRAGSSWSIPPAGLTSQDYNGDIFWDADTWMFPSLLAFHPELARSIVMFRSRTRAQAEADARSNGYAGGIWAWDNGPGGVCGDLGHPMCVTFEDHLEGDIALAQWQYYQATGDTEWLRDHGYPVLRDVAAFWASRATKGADGRYHIDGVTGPDEYHEHVDDNATTNAGAVLALRNAAAAAAVLHQRPDPAWATIADGIAVPTDADGSHPEYAGYTDQTVKQADTVMLAYPLGYVTDPSSAAADLDRYMPVTDVNGPAMTDSVESVVAAQIQQPGCLDYTLFENSYQPYVKGPFRQFSETQGDVPLQGGGTGPAFTFATGAGGFLQTFLNGFGGIRWNSDGLALAPTLPPQLASGVTLAGIQYRGSRLDVRIGARTTTVALTSGRAVTVRTPDGAERLTRGRPLSLPTARPDRAATDDLARCQTASAASAQPAMPPAGAVDGNDTTTWTASAGSSSLQVALSGRSLTDHLRVRWGTGRPDTYTVEVQDGSGTTWHQVDQGAVPALGDLVARWSRTEATAVRLSFDGAVPASVATLSVPRAQAADLTAVLTAEGTSPGRTATVHLALTSVGGTDARRVESRLRVPDGWQVSADPGPVTIARDGHADLGWTVTPPAGQATTAARLTATTSWDGTAGRDTQTAATVLPVVTPSPLGSTVEAEDGALSGGAQVASDHGGYTGGGFVAGWYTGASDTVAVDVPAAGPRAVTIRYANSLGGQRPPLENVTRTITLTAGGADQQVELPVTGGWETWSTVTVPVDLPAGDDPISLTVGSADSGSVNIDSLAVD